One stretch of Rattus norvegicus strain BN/NHsdMcwi chromosome 12, GRCr8, whole genome shotgun sequence DNA includes these proteins:
- the Spring1 gene encoding SREBP regulating gene protein isoform X3 yields the protein MLNLAALLWRRLLRKRWVLALVFGLSLVYFLSSTFKQEERAIRDRNLLQVQDREQPIPWKVQFNLGNSSRPSNQCRNSVQGKHLITDELGIELRLSGLLAGTSSGRAILLGLQVSFV from the exons ATGCTGAACCTTGCGGCGCTGCTGTGGCGCCGGCTCCTGCGCAAGCGCTGGGTGCTCGCCCTGGTTTTCGGGCTCTCGCTGGTTTACTTCCTTAGCAGTACCTTCAAGCAG GAAGAGAGGGCCATAAGAGACCGGAACCTCCTCCAGGTTCAAGACCGGGAACAGCCCATCCCTTGGAAGGTGCAGTTTAACCTAGGCAACAGCAGCCGACCTAGTAACCAGTGCCGGAACTCCGTTCAAGGGAAACACCTCATCACCGACGAGCTGG ggattgaactcaggttgtcaggcttgctgGCAGGCACCTCTTCTGGCCGAGCCATCTTGCTTGGCCTGCAAGTATCCTTTGTTTGA
- the Spring1 gene encoding SREBP regulating gene protein isoform X2, translating into MCLTQMVASAGDIGVHGVIMCLTQMVASAGDIGVHGVIMCLTQMVASAGDIGVHGVIMCLTQMVASAGDIGVHGVIMCLTQMVASAGDIGVHGVIMCLTQMVASAGDIGVHGVIMCLTQMVASAGDIGVHGVIMCLTQMVASAGDIGVHGVIMCLTQMVASAGDIGVHGVIMCLTQMVASAGDIGVHGVIMCLTQMVASAGDIGVHGVIMCLTQMVASAGDIGVHGVIMCLTQMVASAGDIGVHGVIMCLTQMVASAGDIGVHGVIMCLTQMVASAGDIGVHGVIMCLTQMVASAGDIGMHGVIMCLTQMVASAGDIGVHGVIMCLTQMVASAGDIGVHGVIMCLTQMVASAGDIGVHGVIMCLTQMVASAGDIGVHGVIMCLTQMVASAGDIGVHGVIMCLTQMVASAGDIGVHGVIMCLTQMVASAGDIGVHGVVMCLTQMVASAGDIGVHGVIMCLTQMVASAGDIGVHGVIMCLTQMESQCCYHPG; encoded by the exons ATGTGTTTGACCCAGATGGTGGCGTCCGCAGGTGACATTGGGGTGCACGGTGTTATCATGTGCTTGACCCAGATGGTGGCGTCCGCAGGTGACATTGGGGTGCACGGTGTTATCATGTGCTTGACCCAGATGGTGGCGTCCGCAGGTGACATTGGGGTGCACGGTGTTATCATGTGCTTGACCCAGATGGTGGCATCTGCAGGTGACATTGGGGTGCACGGTGTTATCATGTGCTTGACCCAGATGGTGGCATCTGCAGGTGACATTGGGGTGCACGGTGTTATCATGTGTTTGACCCAGATGGTGGCGTCCGCAGGTGACATTGGGGTGCACGGTGTTATCATGTGCTTGACCCAGATGGTGGCGTCCGCAGGTGACATTGGGGTGCACGGTGTTATCATGTGCTTGACCCAGATGGTGGCGTCCGCAGGTGACATTGGGGTGCACGGTGTTATCATGTGCTTGACCCAGATGGTGGCATCTGCAGGTGACATTGGGGTGCACGGTGTTATCATGTGCTTGACCCAGATGGTGGCGTCCGCAGGTGACATTGGGGTGCACGGTGTTATCATGTGCTTGACCCAGATGGTGGCGTCCGCAGGTGACATTGGGGTGCACGGTGTTATCATGTGCTTGACCCAGATGGTGGCATCTGCAG GTGACATTGGGGTGCACGGTGTTATCATGTGCTTGACCCAGATGGTGGCGTCCGCAGGTGACATTGGGGTGCACGGTGTTATCATGTGCTTGACCCAGATGGTGGCGTCCGCAGGTGACATTGGGGTGCACGGTGTTATCATGTGCTTGACCCAGATGGTGGCATCTGCAGGTGACATTGGGGTGCACGGTGTTATCATGTGCTTGACCCAGATGGTGGCATCTGCAGGTGACATTGGGATGCACGGTGTTATCATGTGCTTGACCCAGATGGTGGCGTCCGCAGGTGACATTGGGGTGCACGGTGTTATCATGTGCTTGACCCAGATGGTGGCATCTGCAGGTGACATTGGGGTGCACGGTGTTATCATGTGCTTGACCCAGATGGTGGCATCTGCAGGTGACATTGGGGTGCACGGTGTTATCATGTGCTTGACCCAGATGGTGGCATCTGCAGGTGACATTGGGGTGCACGGTGTTATCATGTGCTTGACCCAGATGGTGGCATCTGCAGGTGACATTGGGGTGCACGGTGTTATCATGTGCTTGACCCAGATGGTGGCATCTGCAGGTGACATTGGGGTGCACGGTGTTATCATGTGCTTGACCCAGATGGTGGCGTCCGCAGGTGACATTGGGGTGCACGGTGTTGTCATGTGCTTGACCCAGATGGTGGCGTCCGCAGGTGACATTGGGGTGCACGGTGTTATCATGTGCTTGACCCAGATGGTGGCGTCCGCAGGTGACATTGGGGTGCACGGTGTTATCATGTGCTTGACCCAGATGGAGTCGCAGTGCTGCTATCACCCAGGGTAG
- the Spring1 gene encoding SREBP regulating gene protein, giving the protein MLNLAALLWRRLLRKRWVLALVFGLSLVYFLSSTFKQEERAIRDRNLLQVQDREQPIPWKVQFNLGNSSRPSNQCRNSVQGKHLITDELGYVCERKDLLANGCCDVSVPSTKQYCCNGCLANGCCEAYEYCVSCCLQPSKQLLLERFLNRAAVAFQNLFMAVEDHFELCLAKCRTSSQSVQHENTYRDPIAKYCYGESPPELFPA; this is encoded by the exons ATGCTGAACCTTGCGGCGCTGCTGTGGCGCCGGCTCCTGCGCAAGCGCTGGGTGCTCGCCCTGGTTTTCGGGCTCTCGCTGGTTTACTTCCTTAGCAGTACCTTCAAGCAG GAAGAGAGGGCCATAAGAGACCGGAACCTCCTCCAGGTTCAAGACCGGGAACAGCCCATCCCTTGGAAGGTGCAGTTTAACCTAGGCAACAGCAGCCGACCTAGTAACCAGTGCCGGAACTCCGTTCAAGGGAAACACCTCATCACCGACGAGCTGG GCTATGTCTGCGAGAGGAAGGACCTGCTGGCGAATGGCTGTTGCGACGTCAGTGTCCCCAGCACGAAGCAGTACTGCTGTAATGGGTGCCTGGCCAATGGCTGCTGTGAAGCCTACGAGTACTGTGTCTCCTGCTGTCTGCAGCCCAGCAAG CAACTTCTCCTGGAGCGCTTCCTCAACCGGGCAGCCGTGGCCTTCCAGAACCTCTTCATGGCAGTTGAGGACCACTTCGAGCTCTGCTTGGCCAAATGCAGGACCTCATCCCAG AGTGTGCAGCATGAGAACACGTACCGTGACCCCATAGCCAAGTACTGCTACGGAGAGAGCCCGCCTGAACTCTTCCCTGCGTGA
- the Spring1 gene encoding SREBP regulating gene protein isoform X1, which translates to MCLTQMVASAGDIGVHGVIMCLTQMVASAGDIGVHGVIMCLTQMVASAGDIGVHGVIMCLTQMVASAGDIGVHGVIMCLTQMVASAGDIGVHGVIMCLTQMVASAGDIGVHGVIMCLTQMVASAGDIGVHGVIMCLTQMVASAGDIGVHGVIMCLTQMVASAGDIGVHGVIMCLTQMVASAGDIGVHGVIMCLTQMVASAGDIGVHGVIMCLTQMVASAGDIGVHGVIMCLTQMVASAGDIGVHGVIMCLTQMVASAGDIGVHGVIMCLTQMVASAGDIGVHGVIMCLTQMVASAGDIGVHGVIMCLTQMVASAGDIGVHGVIMCLTQMVASAGDIGMHGVIMCLTQMVASAGDIGVHGVIMCLTQMVASAGDIGVHGVIMCLTQMVASAGDIGVHGVIMCLTQMVASAGDIGVHGVIMCLTQMVASAGDIGVHGVIMCLTQMVASAGDIGVHGVIMCLTQMVASAGDIGVHGVVMCLTQMVASAGDIGVHGVIMCLTQMVASAGDIGVHGVIMCLTQMESQCCYHPG; encoded by the coding sequence ATGTGTTTGACCCAGATGGTGGCGTCCGCAGGTGACATTGGGGTGCACGGTGTTATCATGTGCTTGACCCAGATGGTGGCGTCCGCAGGTGACATTGGGGTGCACGGTGTTATCATGTGCTTGACCCAGATGGTGGCGTCCGCAGGTGACATTGGGGTGCACGGTGTTATCATGTGCTTGACCCAGATGGTGGCATCTGCAGGTGACATTGGGGTGCACGGTGTTATCATGTGCTTGACCCAGATGGTGGCATCTGCAGGTGACATTGGGGTGCACGGTGTTATCATGTGTTTGACCCAGATGGTGGCGTCCGCAGGTGACATTGGGGTGCACGGTGTTATCATGTGCTTGACCCAGATGGTGGCGTCCGCAGGTGACATTGGGGTGCACGGTGTTATCATGTGCTTGACCCAGATGGTGGCGTCCGCAGGTGACATTGGGGTGCACGGTGTTATCATGTGCTTGACCCAGATGGTGGCATCTGCAGGTGACATTGGGGTGCACGGTGTTATCATGTGCTTGACCCAGATGGTGGCGTCCGCAGGTGACATTGGGGTGCACGGTGTTATCATGTGCTTGACCCAGATGGTGGCGTCCGCAGGTGACATTGGGGTGCACGGTGTTATCATGTGCTTGACCCAGATGGTGGCATCTGCAGGTGACATTGGGGTGCACGGTGTTATCATGTGCTTGACCCAGATGGTGGCATCTGCAGGTGACATTGGGGTGCACGGTGTTATCATGTGCTTGACCCAGATGGTGGCATCTGCAGGTGACATTGGGGTGCACGGTGTTATCATGTGCTTGACCCAGATGGTGGCGTCCGCAGGTGACATTGGGGTGCACGGTGTTATCATGTGCTTGACCCAGATGGTGGCGTCCGCAGGTGACATTGGGGTGCACGGTGTTATCATGTGCTTGACCCAGATGGTGGCATCTGCAGGTGACATTGGGGTGCACGGTGTTATCATGTGCTTGACCCAGATGGTGGCATCTGCAGGTGACATTGGGATGCACGGTGTTATCATGTGCTTGACCCAGATGGTGGCGTCCGCAGGTGACATTGGGGTGCACGGTGTTATCATGTGCTTGACCCAGATGGTGGCATCTGCAGGTGACATTGGGGTGCACGGTGTTATCATGTGCTTGACCCAGATGGTGGCATCTGCAGGTGACATTGGGGTGCACGGTGTTATCATGTGCTTGACCCAGATGGTGGCATCTGCAGGTGACATTGGGGTGCACGGTGTTATCATGTGCTTGACCCAGATGGTGGCATCTGCAGGTGACATTGGGGTGCACGGTGTTATCATGTGCTTGACCCAGATGGTGGCATCTGCAGGTGACATTGGGGTGCACGGTGTTATCATGTGCTTGACCCAGATGGTGGCGTCCGCAGGTGACATTGGGGTGCACGGTGTTGTCATGTGCTTGACCCAGATGGTGGCGTCCGCAGGTGACATTGGGGTGCACGGTGTTATCATGTGCTTGACCCAGATGGTGGCGTCCGCAGGTGACATTGGGGTGCACGGTGTTATCATGTGCTTGACCCAGATGGAGTCGCAGTGCTGCTATCACCCAGGGTAG